From Hyla sarda isolate aHylSar1 chromosome 5, aHylSar1.hap1, whole genome shotgun sequence, a single genomic window includes:
- the MED10 gene encoding mediator of RNA polymerase II transcription subunit 10 has translation MAEKFDNLEEHLEKFVENIRQLGIIVSDFQPSSQAGLNQKLNFMITGLQDIDKCRQQLHDITVPLEVFDYIDQGRNPQLYTKECLERALAKNEHVKGKIDTMKKFKSLLIQELSKVFPEDMAKYKAIRGEEHPPS, from the exons ATGGCGGAGAAGTTTGATAACTTGGAGGAGCACCTGGAGAAGTTCGTAGAGAACATAAGACAGCTGGGCATCATCGTGAGCGACTTCCAGCCGAGCAGCCAGGCTGGCCTCAACCAGAAGCT GAATTTCATGATCACTGGCCTGCAGGATATAGACAAGTGTCGTCAGCAGCTTCATGACATAACTGTGCCCTTGGAAGTATTTGA ctaCATTGATCAAGGCCGAAATCCTCAGCTTTATACAAAAGAATGTTTGGAaagagcattagctaaaaatgaGCATGTTAAAGGGAAGATAGATACAATGAAG AAATTTAAAAGCCTTTTAATCCAAGAATTGAGCAAGGTTTTTCCTGAAGATATGGCTAAATACAAGGCTATCCGAGGAGAAGAGCACCCGCCTTCATAA